In Pirellulales bacterium, the sequence TATGGCGATTCACGGCGCAGCGATTCACGGCGCGGCGATGCGCCGCGCAACACCCCGCGCGACGAGCAGGATCTCTACGGCCACGATCCCGAGATCGCCCGCCAGCGCGAGCAGGACAAAAAACCCTCCCTCGTTGACGAACGCCCGAACCAGATTTGAACGCAGCGACTAGCGGTCAGCGGTCAGCAGTCAGCGGTCAGCAGTCAGCGATCAGCGGTCAGCACTCAGCGGTCAGCACTCAGCGGTCAGCACTCAGCGGTCAGCACTCAGCGACTGGCGATCAGCAAAAGCAGAAAAAAACGTCGCGTGCCATGCTCCACGGCGCAGCCGTGGGCATGCCGACCAACGCGCGAGCCCATTTCAGCCTTCGCCCCCGCGGAGCGAAGCGCAGCAGGGGGAGAGGGTGGCCGATAGGCCGGATGAGGGGGGCTTCTCTCCTGCTCCACTCCGTCATCCAGCCCTGCTATCTTGGCGATAGCGTCCGCTCCATCGCTTTCGTGTTCAGAAGGTCAAAATCTCATGCCTTTTCGACTGCCGCCGATTCTGCTCGTAGCACTGCTCGTTTCGGTCCCAGCGGTCTCGGCCGATGGCTTGGCGCGATTGGCGCCCGCCAAGCTGGCCGCCGTGCAAGCCGCCGTGGCCGAACTTGCCGCCGAACGCCGGCCGGTGGAGGTAAAGCTCGAAGGCTACGAGGACTATCGCGCGATTTTGCATTGCCATTCGCTGTTGTCGCACGACAGTCGCAGCAAGCTGGAAGAAATCATCAAGGCGGCCAAAGAGGTCGGCGTGCGCGTGATTATGTTCACCGAACACCCCGCGCCGCATTACGACTACGTGAAAGACGGCCACCAAGGCATGCACGATGGCGTGCTGGTCGTGCCCGGCGCCGAGACCAACGGCTTTTTGGCCTATCCGATGCAAAGCATTCAAGACCAAAAGACCGAAACGCCGCAGCAACTGGCCGACGCGATCGCGGCCACCGGCGGGCTGAGCTTTCTCTGTCATCTCGAAGAGCGGATGGACTGGAAAATCGCCGGGCTGACCGGCATGGAGATGTACAACACCCACTTCGATTTCATGCAAGAAAAGCGGCTGGTGTCGGCGCTCAAGAACCCGCTGACGCTGCTCGCCTTGCTGCCGAGCCTGCAAAAATATCCGCAAGAGTTCTTCGCCGCGCTGCAGGACTACCCGGCGGAGTATCTGAAACGCTTCGATGAGTTGTCGAGCGAGGGGCGACTGACTGGCGTGGCGGGCAACGACTCGCACCACAATGTCGGCATGCGCACCATCCTGCAGGAGAACGGCAAGGTGCTGATCGAAGACCGCCTGGGACAAAAACTGACCGAGCTGGATCCAGAAAAAATCGCGCTGATCCAATCGTTCGTCAAGGACAAAAAGCCGGGCGACGTGGTGCTCGAGCTCGATCTCGATCCGTACGAGCGCAGCTTGCGGCACACCAGCACCCATTTGCTGCTCACCGAGCAGACCGTGCCAGCGGTGTGGGACGCGCTGCGGCAGGGGCGCGCCTATGTCGCCTTCGATTGGATCGCCGATCCCACCGGCTTTCTGTACTTTGCCGATACCCCCACCGCGGCGGCGCCCATGGGCAGCGAGATACCGCTCACAGCAGAACTGAAGCTGCGCGTGGCCTCTCCCTTGCCGGGCATCATCAAACTATTGCGCGATGGCGCCGTGGTCGAGGAAACGCGCGCCCGCGAGTTGAGTTTCGAGGTGCGGGAGCCCGGCGTCTATCGCGTCGAGGTGTGGCAAAATTTGGACGGTGATCTGCGTCCGTGGATTCTCACCAATCCGATTTATGTGCGACCGGCGAGCTGATAGCAGTCCGCCGGCGGCGCGCTTTACCCGCCAGCGCCCACAACTTATATTGAGAGCTGATGAGCCATCTGCTCGATGACGATCGCCATGAAGTGCGATCCGTCGGCGCTATGTTGCGCGTTTCCTGCCGTGTGCCGCCGCGCGTTCAATTCGACGCGTTTAACTCGACATTGGTCGCCGCGCGGCGCCATTCACCTGCCTGTGTGCACCCGCGCGCGACCTGTTCGCCGCTCGCCCACCGACCGCGAATTGGCCAAACCTCTGCTTGTCCACCACCGGAGAAACCGTTGATCCTTACTCACCAACGACTGCCGGCCTCCCAGGGTGTTGACTATCAGCACATTGTTTTCCCACGCGAGGCGCCGCGCCGCCGCAGGGCGCATCTGCTGTTCGACGGGTCGCGCGTCGACGCCGCGCGCCAACCGACGTTGAGTCAGCCCGAGTTCGACTTTTGCGAACGTCTCTTCTCGCTCGCCGGTTTGGCGCTGTCGAACTACCGCCACGCCATGGTGCGCCGCCGCTTGCCTGCCTGTCTGCGGGCGCTGCGGTCCAAGTCGCTGGACGAGGCTTGTATTCGGCTCGAAAGCCGTCCCGAACTGGCGACGGTGGCCATCAATCGCTTGCTGGTTGGCGTGACTGGTTTCTTTCGCGACGAGGCGGTCTTCGCCCGGCTCGAACACTTGCTGCCGACGCTCGCGCGTTCAACGCGCCCCTTGAGCGTTTGGAGCGCGGGTTGCTCCGATGGCGCCGAACTTTACTCGCTGGCCATGTTGCTCGCCGAGCACAAGCTGCTGGCGGGCAGCTATCTGCTGGGCGCCGACTGTCGTCCCGCCGCCATTGCCGCCGCGCGTGCCGGACAGTACGACCTGGCCAGTATCGAAGCGGTGCGCCCCGACCGGCGAACCCGTTTTTTCAATATCTCCAGCGGACAGGCCACAATCACCGCCGAACTGCGCGCCGCGGCGCGATGGCGCGTGTCGAGTTTTGTCAAATACTTCGAACCGGGCGAGTGGGACATCATCTCGCTGCGCAACACCGCCATTTATCTGCGACCCGAAGTGGTCCGCGGTCTATGGCAACGCATTGAAGCGGGGCTGAGGCCCAATGGGCTGTTGGTCGTTGGCAAGGCCGAGCGGCCGCTCGGCGCCACGCGTTTGCATCAGGTTGGACCCTGCATCTATCAGCGAGCAAGGAGGTAAGCATGCCGCCGCTTCAACAATTAACAAGGGAAGGCGATGTCTTGTCGCGCGTGCTAGCATCGGTTGGCGTGGCGCTGTTCATGGTGACGGCAGTCGCCCAATGGGTGGTGCCCGACGATATCTATCTGACCGTGCTGTTCAGCCTGGCTGTTGCGCTGGTTACCTGGTCGCGCGAGCCCAAGCTGGTGTGGACCGTCGCCATCCTGGGCGTCATCAATGCCAAGCTGGACCTGCTTCTGCTGACGAGCACAATCAACGCGTCGGACTGGCTCGACCTGGTCATCAGTCGCGGTATCGCCGTCTTGGCCGTATTGTCGATGGCCGGCATTGGGCACCTCCGGATTGTGGCTGAGCGCACCTCGCGATCGCGCAGTGAACAGATTGAAAAGCAAAACGCTGAATTAGCGGCGATCAACAGCGAACTGACGCGCCGCGAGGAAAAAATCCTGCACCAGAACGAAGAACTGCAATCGCAAACGGAAGAGCTTGAACGGCAGGGCGAGGTTTTGCGAGTCACCAACGACGATTTGGTGCAGTGGGAGCAGATCCTCGAACAATTGCTGGCGCTCTCTCGCGCGGTCATGGCCAACTTGGCGCGCGACGAGATGCTGGCGCGCATCTGCGAGGCGCTGGCCGCGCTGACCGACAGGAGCCCCGCCGCGATTCTGGAGATGAGAGGAAGCGAACTGGTGGTGTCGAGTCACCAGGGATTTGGCGACCAGAGACCAACGCGCGACGTCATCCCTCTCGCAAGCTCGTTCGCTTACATGGTGATTTCCACAGGCCAAACCGCTTTCATTGAAGATCTCGAATTGCGACCCGATTTGGAACTGGTGCAACCGGTTGGGGCGCCCCGCTTCCGTTCCGCGTTGGCGGCGCCGCTGCGGATTCATGGTCGCATCGTGGGCGCCATCGCCGTGTATTCCCATCGTCCGCGCATCTGGACCGAAATGCAGATCGCCATGATCGAATCGCTGGCCGCCCAGGCCTCAATCAGCCTGCAAACGGCGGAGATGGTGGCTGCGGTCCAGCGCGAACGCAAACGCTTTGCGGCCGCGTTTCGCACCGTGCCATTCGGAATGCTGGTCTGCGACGACGCCGACTGCCGGAGCGTGCGCCCCAATCCGGCCGCCGCCGCCATGCTCGGTGTCGCCACCGACGAAAATATCGCTCCGACCACACCGGCCGGCGCCCGTGTGTTTCGCTCGTTCCACCGTGGCGGGCAGCCATTGTCGCCGGCCGATCATCCCTTGCAGCGCGCGTGCCGCGACCAGGAAGTGACTGGCGAGGAGCTGACCTTGCCGGCGCCGGGCGGCGGTCGGCTGGAACTGCTGGCCAGCGCCGCTCCCATCCATGACGCCAATGGCGCGGTGGTGGGCGGAGTGTGCGCGCTGGCCGATGTGACCGCGCAGAAAACACTGCAACGCGAACTTGACTTGCGCCGCCGCGAGGCCGAGGAAGCCAGCACCCGCAAGACGCACTTCCTGGCGGCGGTGTCGCACGACATTCGCACGCCAGCCAACGCGATCAGCCTGATGGCCGAACTGATTCGCCGTTACGCCGCCGATCCAAACATGACCGGACAAATTGCCAGTCTGGCCGACGACCTCCAGCGCAACACCTTGTCGCTCATCGAACTGATTGGCGATGTGCTCGATATGGCGCGCTTCGATTCGGGTAAGAGCGAGCTCGTCGAAAGCGAGTTCGCGCTTGCCGATTTGGTTGAGCAAGAACTGCGTCAGCATTTGCCCGCGGCGCAAAAGAAGGGTTTGGAGCTGATCGCCAATTCGTTGCCTGGCTCGCTTTGGCTCCGCACCGATCGTGTCAAGCTGGCGCGGGTGCTTGGCAACCTGTTAGGCAACGCCATCAAGTTCACGTCCAGCGGCTCGGTGCGTGTCAGCGTCGAGGCCAAGCATGGTCCCGACCGGGCAGTGGCGATTCAAGTTCGCGATACCGGCTGCGGCGTTCCGCCGGAGTTATTGCAGTATATTTTCGACGAATTCCGGCAACTGCATAACCCCGCTCGCGACCGCAGCCAGGGCGCGGGGCTGGGGCTCTCCATCTGCAAGCGGCTAGTGGAATTTCTTGGCGGCACGATTCAAGTGGAAAGCCAGTTGAGCGCTGGCAGCACATTCACGGTGCTCTTGCCGGCTTCGATCGTGGTCCACAACACCGCCGACGATCCGGCCGGCAACGGCGCGCTGCGCGCCAAGCTGACCGGACTATTGGAGTGCCGACTCGATTCGCTGCGCGTATTGCTCGTGGAAGATCACGCCAGCACCCGCAATGGCACCGCGCAAATCTTGCGTGGCGAGGGGGCGGCAGTCACCGAGGCCGCCGACGGCGCCACCGCGCTGGCCTGCCTGATGCGCGACGACTTCGATGTGCTGCTGTTGGACATGATGCTGCCCGATCTCGACGGCCGCGAGGTGCTGCGCCACGTGCAAGACGCCCCGCCGGCAAGCTTGCAGGCGATCTTCGCGCTCACCGGCGACGTAACCAGCCAGCGCAAGGCCGAAATCCAGGCCAGCGGCGCGCATGCCTTGTTTGCCAAGCCAATTGATGTCGAGCTACTGATTGAACAATTGCGCGAGTTTGTCCCCGGCTTCGAGACCAACGGCGTTTCTCAAAACTAATGGTCTGCCGACGGTGGGGCGATCTGCTGCAACACACTGCTCGCCGCGCTCGTCGTGTCGGGGTCGGCCGCGACCGGCAACTCGCGCACCAACAGCGCATATCCCAAGCGAAAGCGCTCCCCGCGAGCCACCACCACGCGGCTCGGTTCGCCATCCGCGAGCGCGTGCCGGCCAAACGGGTTGGCCGCCATCAGGCCATAGTCGCGCACGTGGAACCAAGCCGGTCGAAAGTTGCTCGCTGCGGGGATCAAAGTGACGGCCACCCGCCGATCACCGATCACGCCTGAGTAGTCGCACCATGCGGCGGCTTGCCCCCAGGCTTGTTTCTCGTTGCGCTGCTCGCGACTGTTCACAATCTGGCCGCCGCGCTCCACGATCAATGGCGTCGCCATGCGGATGCCGAGTCCCATTTCTTCTTGATCGCCAAACACGAACTCGGCCTCGTCGTTGGAGAATTCGCTGTCGATTGTCAGCACATAGCCAGCTTCATGCGGCAGCCAGGCGTAACGGCAGGTTTCCTGGCAAACCACACCATCCCCCGTCGCGCGACGATACGTGTTCCGCACCGTAAAGCCGGCGCTGGCGCCACCTGTCGGCTCCTGCACAAGGCCCGCGTGCTCGACCGGCGCTTTGAGTCGCCAATAATCCTCGCCTCCCAGATCGCCAAACGCGAGCCACATTCCCGGGTGGAAGGTGTCGTGATCGGTGAGGTCTTCGCCGGCGACCGGCGGATGCCGCCGCGTGACGCGCAGGCCCCCGTTGGTGAACAGATCGCATAAATAGGGTCGCGAGATCTTGGCGTCGCCAAACACGTAGGTCGCGATGGGTTGCTCGCCGAGTCGCACGATCAGTCGTTCGGCGCCGCGCTCGATGCGAAAATCTGGCGGTTCGGCCAATGCGGAGCGCGACCAACCGACAAGCAATCCGCAGACAAGCGAAACGAAAGCGATGCGCGACATACGATTTCTCCTGCCGTTTCTCATCTCGGCGCCGGCAGCGTAACCCGCTTTCAAGTTCGCTGCCAATGGGCGAATGTACAAAAACGTCGCTGTCGATCGGCGCCGCAGGAATTTATAATGGGCGCTCGTCACAACTTGGGGAGATTCTGCCGATGCCGTGTCGCCGTTCGATACCTGCCGTACGGTATGGCATGTTTTTCATTTTGTACGTAGCGATCGCTTGCCGCTACGCCACCGCCGGCGATTCGATTCCGTACAATCAAGACGCTCCACCCGGTCCCGCGCTCTCGGCCGCGGAGGCCGCTGTCCGCATGAC encodes:
- a CDS encoding response regulator, giving the protein MPPLQQLTREGDVLSRVLASVGVALFMVTAVAQWVVPDDIYLTVLFSLAVALVTWSREPKLVWTVAILGVINAKLDLLLLTSTINASDWLDLVISRGIAVLAVLSMAGIGHLRIVAERTSRSRSEQIEKQNAELAAINSELTRREEKILHQNEELQSQTEELERQGEVLRVTNDDLVQWEQILEQLLALSRAVMANLARDEMLARICEALAALTDRSPAAILEMRGSELVVSSHQGFGDQRPTRDVIPLASSFAYMVISTGQTAFIEDLELRPDLELVQPVGAPRFRSALAAPLRIHGRIVGAIAVYSHRPRIWTEMQIAMIESLAAQASISLQTAEMVAAVQRERKRFAAAFRTVPFGMLVCDDADCRSVRPNPAAAAMLGVATDENIAPTTPAGARVFRSFHRGGQPLSPADHPLQRACRDQEVTGEELTLPAPGGGRLELLASAAPIHDANGAVVGGVCALADVTAQKTLQRELDLRRREAEEASTRKTHFLAAVSHDIRTPANAISLMAELIRRYAADPNMTGQIASLADDLQRNTLSLIELIGDVLDMARFDSGKSELVESEFALADLVEQELRQHLPAAQKKGLELIANSLPGSLWLRTDRVKLARVLGNLLGNAIKFTSSGSVRVSVEAKHGPDRAVAIQVRDTGCGVPPELLQYIFDEFRQLHNPARDRSQGAGLGLSICKRLVEFLGGTIQVESQLSAGSTFTVLLPASIVVHNTADDPAGNGALRAKLTGLLECRLDSLRVLLVEDHASTRNGTAQILRGEGAAVTEAADGATALACLMRDDFDVLLLDMMLPDLDGREVLRHVQDAPPASLQAIFALTGDVTSQRKAEIQASGAHALFAKPIDVELLIEQLREFVPGFETNGVSQN
- a CDS encoding PHP domain-containing protein, whose translation is MPFRLPPILLVALLVSVPAVSADGLARLAPAKLAAVQAAVAELAAERRPVEVKLEGYEDYRAILHCHSLLSHDSRSKLEEIIKAAKEVGVRVIMFTEHPAPHYDYVKDGHQGMHDGVLVVPGAETNGFLAYPMQSIQDQKTETPQQLADAIAATGGLSFLCHLEERMDWKIAGLTGMEMYNTHFDFMQEKRLVSALKNPLTLLALLPSLQKYPQEFFAALQDYPAEYLKRFDELSSEGRLTGVAGNDSHHNVGMRTILQENGKVLIEDRLGQKLTELDPEKIALIQSFVKDKKPGDVVLELDLDPYERSLRHTSTHLLLTEQTVPAVWDALRQGRAYVAFDWIADPTGFLYFADTPTAAAPMGSEIPLTAELKLRVASPLPGIIKLLRDGAVVEETRARELSFEVREPGVYRVEVWQNLDGDLRPWILTNPIYVRPAS
- a CDS encoding PmoA family protein, translated to MSRIAFVSLVCGLLVGWSRSALAEPPDFRIERGAERLIVRLGEQPIATYVFGDAKISRPYLCDLFTNGGLRVTRRHPPVAGEDLTDHDTFHPGMWLAFGDLGGEDYWRLKAPVEHAGLVQEPTGGASAGFTVRNTYRRATGDGVVCQETCRYAWLPHEAGYVLTIDSEFSNDEAEFVFGDQEEMGLGIRMATPLIVERGGQIVNSREQRNEKQAWGQAAAWCDYSGVIGDRRVAVTLIPAASNFRPAWFHVRDYGLMAANPFGRHALADGEPSRVVVARGERFRLGYALLVRELPVAADPDTTSAASSVLQQIAPPSADH